Proteins co-encoded in one Acidobacteriota bacterium genomic window:
- a CDS encoding arylesterase, translated as MRRVAIVPILAFLLASLSGCRSDKPGIQPPDAGADTTRNEASPSLVPSMSGNDQQNDPRPRIVCFGDSLTAGYGTDPGQSYPDYLQSDLDRKGYSYRVVNAGISGNTTKDGVDRVASIIAMKPALVVVEFGGNDGLRGLRIADTRANLDKIVSTLKESGTKVVLAGITLPPDYGPDYIKQFNETYTLLADKYRVPMLPFLLKGIFGVDGMMQADRTHATSEGNKVVAQNVLSLIQPLLKKTP; from the coding sequence ATGCGGCGAGTCGCAATTGTTCCTATACTAGCGTTTCTCCTGGCATCGCTGAGCGGCTGCCGCTCGGACAAGCCCGGCATACAACCGCCAGATGCAGGCGCTGACACAACAAGGAACGAAGCAAGCCCCTCTTTGGTTCCCTCAATGTCCGGCAACGATCAGCAAAACGACCCTCGTCCACGCATCGTCTGTTTTGGCGATAGCCTCACGGCCGGTTACGGTACCGATCCCGGCCAGAGCTATCCCGATTACCTTCAGAGCGATTTGGACAGGAAGGGATACTCCTACCGGGTTGTCAATGCGGGCATAAGCGGCAACACGACCAAAGATGGCGTCGACCGTGTTGCCTCGATCATCGCGATGAAGCCTGCACTGGTCGTGGTGGAGTTTGGCGGCAACGACGGTCTGCGTGGTCTGCGCATCGCAGATACTCGCGCCAACCTCGACAAGATCGTCTCCACGCTCAAGGAAAGCGGGACAAAGGTTGTGCTGGCAGGCATCACGCTTCCACCCGACTACGGTCCCGACTACATCAAGCAGTTCAACGAGACGTATACTTTGCTCGCCGATAAGTACCGCGTCCCCATGCTGCCCTTCCTGCTCAAGGGAATCTTCGGGGTCGATGGCATGATGCAGGCCGACCGTACGCACGCCACCTCCGAGGGAAACAAGGTTGTGGCGCAGAATGTCCTTTCGCTGATCCAGCCCTTGTTGAAGAAGACGCCTTAG
- a CDS encoding ABC transporter ATP-binding protein has protein sequence MIVVEDLRKSIRNGARTVDILKGIDFQVPRGQFVAIMGSSGSGKSTLLGLLAGLDTPTAGEVKLNGTAISYLPEDKLAKVRGRTVGFVFQSYQLVPTLTALENVLLPYELNVEGDTDAGLRRARELLTNVGLGDRMDHYPVQLSGGEQQRVALARAFILRPPIVLADEPTGNLDTTNGTHVLELLLNLNRSEGTTLVLVTHDPMLAGYADRRIVLRDGLVISDELTPKNSEELVR, from the coding sequence GTGATCGTAGTCGAGGATTTGCGAAAGTCGATACGCAATGGCGCGCGCACAGTGGACATCCTCAAGGGGATCGACTTTCAGGTGCCGCGCGGGCAGTTTGTCGCCATTATGGGTTCTTCAGGCAGTGGTAAGTCGACCCTGCTGGGCCTGCTGGCCGGCCTTGATACGCCGACTGCGGGCGAGGTGAAGCTGAATGGCACGGCCATTTCTTATCTGCCTGAAGACAAGCTCGCGAAGGTGCGCGGGCGTACCGTCGGCTTTGTCTTTCAGTCGTATCAGCTTGTTCCTACGTTGACCGCGTTGGAGAATGTTCTTCTGCCTTACGAGCTGAATGTGGAAGGAGACACCGACGCCGGATTGAGACGCGCGCGCGAACTGCTGACCAATGTGGGGCTCGGCGACCGCATGGACCACTATCCGGTACAGCTCTCCGGTGGCGAGCAACAGCGCGTCGCCCTTGCGCGGGCCTTTATTCTGCGGCCGCCTATTGTTCTGGCCGATGAACCGACGGGCAACCTCGATACGACCAACGGGACACATGTTCTGGAGCTTCTGCTGAACCTGAACCGCAGCGAAGGAACCACGCTTGTCCTGGTGACGCATGACCCGATGCTGGCAGGCTACGCCGATCGCCGCATTGTTCTTCGCGACGGACTGGTGATCTCGGACGAACTGACGCCCAAGAATTCAGAAGAGCTGGTGCGCTAG
- the folE gene encoding GTP cyclohydrolase I FolE, translating into MAGINTALEAPALSEFSTQDLYREILARIGEDPTRDGLIRTPERMEKAMAFLTRGYNMNITNVLHEALFDVDYDEMVIVKDVEFFSMCEHHLLPFFGKAHVAYVPNGKVIGLSKIPRLVDVFARRLQVQERLTRQIGEAITEAINPQGVAVILEAQHLCMMMRGVEKQHSSTVTSAMLGVFKTQLQTRNEFLSLVRRSGNGV; encoded by the coding sequence ATGGCCGGCATAAATACAGCGCTTGAAGCGCCTGCACTCTCCGAGTTCTCCACGCAGGACCTGTACCGGGAGATTCTCGCCCGTATAGGTGAAGATCCCACCCGCGATGGTCTTATCCGTACACCCGAGCGTATGGAGAAGGCGATGGCCTTTCTGACGCGGGGCTACAACATGAACATCACGAATGTTCTGCACGAAGCACTCTTCGACGTTGACTATGACGAGATGGTGATCGTCAAAGATGTCGAGTTTTTCTCCATGTGCGAGCACCACCTGCTGCCATTCTTTGGCAAGGCCCATGTTGCCTATGTTCCGAATGGAAAGGTTATCGGTCTCAGCAAGATTCCGAGGCTGGTCGACGTCTTCGCCCGTCGCTTGCAGGTGCAGGAGAGGCTGACGCGACAGATCGGCGAAGCCATCACCGAGGCGATCAATCCCCAGGGGGTCGCCGTCATTCTGGAGGCGCAGCATCTGTGCATGATGATGCGTGGAGTCGAGAAGCAGCACTCAAGCACTGTCACCTCGGCCATGCTTGGCGTCTTCAAGACACAGTTGCAGACCCGCAATGAGTTTCTCTCGCTTGTCAGGCGCAGCGGCAACGGTGTTTAG
- a CDS encoding 6-carboxytetrahydropterin synthase, with protein sequence MIFLTRKAEFSSAHYYWVDSWSEQENQRVFGKCANRNGHGHNYTLEVTVAGEVDPVSGFVVDLKKLKDILDREVVGVYDHRHLNLEVPEFRTSIPTTENIAIAIWNRLDDKIPNARLHRVRVYEMPDLFADFYGEKGEQA encoded by the coding sequence ATGATATTTCTTACGCGTAAGGCGGAATTCTCCTCTGCACATTACTACTGGGTGGACAGTTGGAGCGAACAGGAGAACCAGCGTGTCTTTGGCAAGTGCGCCAATCGCAATGGCCACGGCCACAACTACACGCTTGAAGTCACGGTGGCGGGCGAAGTGGATCCCGTCTCGGGATTTGTCGTCGATCTGAAGAAGTTGAAAGACATCCTCGATCGGGAGGTCGTCGGCGTCTACGATCATCGCCACCTGAACCTTGAGGTGCCGGAGTTCCGCACCTCGATTCCTACGACTGAAAATATCGCTATCGCCATCTGGAACCGGCTTGATGACAAGATTCCCAACGCGCGCCTGCATCGTGTGCGCGTCTACGAGATGCCCGATCTCTTTGCGGATTTTTACGGGGAAAAGGGAGAGCAGGCATGA
- a CDS encoding glycosyltransferase has protein sequence MELSVIVPARNEEASLPACLGSLVSQSEPGFELGRHWELIVVNDDSTDSTRDIATNLAAKQAGIVVIDAPSLDLSARGGFTGKNNACWAGAQAAQGAWLLFTDADTVHETNDLSRSIREAERHNVELLSYSPRQLVTGFWQRSVMPLVFSELASVYRMKEVNDPERRIAAANGQFLLVKSDAYFSVGGHRAVGKDVLEDVALARNFKRGRHPIRFRYAPDALSTRMYRTTTDMIEGWTKNLAVLFPRPLYLAAWRVLDLVLFFGLPALALGVPWLVNWQRGALLLIWARTLWRFYARVTRSNFPAFDVAISILGVPLFVFLLSRSTIHHRLHRSVTWKGRSYKTGL, from the coding sequence ATGGAACTCTCCGTGATCGTGCCGGCGCGCAACGAAGAGGCGTCGTTGCCTGCCTGCCTTGGTTCGTTGGTTAGTCAGTCCGAACCCGGCTTCGAGCTGGGGCGTCACTGGGAGCTTATCGTCGTCAACGACGACTCAACCGACTCGACCCGCGACATCGCTACGAATCTCGCTGCAAAACAGGCTGGGATTGTTGTGATCGACGCACCCTCACTCGACCTGAGCGCACGAGGGGGCTTCACCGGCAAGAATAACGCCTGCTGGGCTGGCGCCCAGGCCGCGCAGGGAGCGTGGCTGCTTTTTACCGATGCCGATACCGTTCACGAGACGAATGATCTTTCGCGCTCGATCCGTGAAGCTGAGCGCCACAACGTTGAGCTGCTCTCTTACTCGCCTCGACAGCTTGTGACCGGCTTCTGGCAGCGCAGCGTGATGCCTCTCGTGTTTTCGGAGCTTGCCAGTGTCTACAGGATGAAGGAGGTCAACGATCCTGAGCGTCGCATCGCCGCGGCAAACGGCCAATTCCTGCTGGTCAAGAGCGATGCATACTTTTCTGTCGGCGGCCATCGCGCCGTCGGTAAAGACGTGCTTGAAGATGTTGCGCTGGCCCGTAACTTCAAGCGAGGTCGTCATCCTATCCGCTTCCGCTATGCTCCCGACGCGCTCTCAACCCGTATGTATCGCACGACAACGGACATGATTGAAGGCTGGACCAAGAACCTTGCAGTGCTTTTTCCCCGGCCGCTCTATCTGGCCGCGTGGCGTGTCCTCGATCTGGTGCTCTTCTTCGGACTGCCTGCGCTGGCGCTTGGTGTTCCATGGCTCGTAAACTGGCAGCGGGGAGCGTTGCTGCTGATATGGGCGCGAACGCTCTGGCGTTTCTATGCAAGAGTGACGCGGTCGAACTTTCCGGCATTTGATGTTGCGATCTCTATTCTCGGTGTGCCTTTGTTTGTATTTCTGCTGAGTCGAAGCACGATCCACCACCGGCTCCACAGGTCGGTGACTTGGAAGGGACGCAGCTATAAGACCGGTCTGTAA
- the truB gene encoding tRNA pseudouridine(55) synthase TruB, with protein sequence MNGLLVIDKPAGMTSHDVVAVVRRASGERSIGHMGTLDPMATGVLPLLLGKYTRLAQFFGAAEKSYEGRIRFGFATDTFDAEGEATAEPVSLTLALDALRELAKRFHGEIDQVPPIYSAKKIQGVPAHKLARAGAEVPVKPARITVHSFELESLAGDEATFTMRVSAGGYVRSVAHELGQLAGCGAHLSSLRRTQAGPFTLEQAITMDELKMLTPDTIQARLPHPRTLLPEMPCVTVDDHTAGKLRNGMQVNLPDFSQSPLVKIFTSPADLLAIGRRVAGTLMQPVVVIG encoded by the coding sequence ATGAATGGACTTCTTGTAATCGACAAACCTGCCGGTATGACATCTCACGATGTGGTTGCCGTCGTGCGACGCGCGTCTGGCGAGCGTTCGATCGGGCACATGGGAACGCTCGATCCGATGGCGACAGGAGTATTGCCACTCCTGCTGGGCAAATACACACGGCTGGCGCAGTTCTTTGGCGCTGCGGAGAAGAGCTACGAAGGCAGGATACGCTTCGGTTTCGCAACCGACACCTTTGACGCGGAGGGTGAAGCGACGGCGGAGCCGGTTTCTCTGACGCTTGCTCTCGATGCTCTGCGAGAGTTGGCAAAGCGCTTTCATGGCGAGATCGACCAGGTCCCTCCCATCTACTCCGCAAAGAAGATTCAAGGCGTCCCTGCGCATAAGCTGGCCCGCGCCGGAGCAGAGGTGCCAGTCAAACCGGCGCGCATCACGGTTCACAGCTTCGAACTGGAGTCGCTTGCAGGCGATGAGGCGACCTTCACGATGCGCGTCTCCGCCGGAGGCTATGTCCGCTCCGTCGCTCACGAACTTGGGCAGCTTGCAGGATGCGGCGCGCACCTGTCTTCTCTGAGGCGGACCCAGGCTGGTCCTTTTACGCTGGAGCAGGCGATTACGATGGATGAACTCAAAATGCTCACACCTGACACGATTCAGGCGCGGCTTCCGCACCCACGGACGCTTCTGCCGGAGATGCCATGCGTTACGGTAGACGACCATACGGCAGGGAAGCTGCGCAATGGAATGCAGGTCAACCTGCCTGACTTCTCTCAATCGCCGCTGGTGAAGATTTTTACCAGCCCCGCTGACCTGCTCGCGATCGGTCGCCGCGTTGCGGGAACACTGATGCAGCCAGTCGTTGTCATAGGCTAA
- a CDS encoding 6-carboxytetrahydropterin synthase, whose amino-acid sequence MKAYLSRRYHFSASHRLHSDAYNESHNREVYGKCNNPHGHGHNYTVEVTFSGQVNPMTGMVCNLGDLDAFAKTNLLDRFDHTNLNTLSPFANRVSTTENLSIEVHRIFAGFPMAHLERIHVEETSNNSFDYAGGAIPPDGAL is encoded by the coding sequence ATGAAGGCCTATCTTTCGCGCCGCTATCACTTCAGCGCTTCGCATCGGCTGCATAGCGATGCGTACAATGAGTCACACAATCGCGAAGTTTACGGCAAGTGCAACAATCCACATGGCCACGGTCATAACTACACCGTGGAGGTTACCTTTAGCGGCCAGGTGAACCCTATGACGGGCATGGTCTGCAACCTGGGTGATCTCGATGCCTTTGCGAAGACAAATCTTCTTGATCGCTTCGATCACACGAATCTCAACACACTTTCACCTTTTGCGAATCGTGTTTCGACTACGGAGAATCTATCCATAGAGGTTCATCGCATCTTTGCCGGTTTTCCCATGGCCCACCTGGAGCGGATTCACGTCGAGGAGACCAGCAACAATTCATTTGATTACGCCGGTGGGGCGATTCCTCCCGACGGGGCACTATGA